A region of Argentina anserina chromosome 5, drPotAnse1.1, whole genome shotgun sequence DNA encodes the following proteins:
- the LOC126793243 gene encoding uncharacterized protein LOC126793243, with protein sequence MDFLFKGVNGEATGCPFDENDILRFPFLRNLNKPTCFSFTSVNVPIPVHGAKGPIFEDGPNFDIAFNLFHGKDGVVPLSDRYSENNILEVKPEPQFNPLAAKAATISLSAFGPGGPFSFGSFSDKGKSIAQTRP encoded by the exons ATGGATTTTCTGTTCAAAGGAGTGAATGGAGAGGCTACGGGTTGCCCCTTTGATGAGAATGACATTCTaagatttccatttttgaggAACCTAAACAAACCCACATGCTTTTCTTTTACTTCTGTAAATGTTCCCATTCCT GTCCATGGAGCCAAAGGTCCAATATTTGAAGATGGTCCTAATTTTGATATCGCCTTTAATCTCTTTCATGGGAAGGATGGTGTTGTCCCACTGTCAGACAGGTATTCTGAGAACAACATTCTGGAAGTGAAACCGGAACCCCAGTTCAATCCCTTAGCTGCCAAAGCTGCCACCATAAGTCTGTCAGCATTTGGACCCGGAGGGCCTTTTAGTTTTGGTTCCTTCTCTGACAAAGGAAAAAGCATAGCTCAAACGCGTCCATAA